In the genome of Ancylomarina subtilis, one region contains:
- the bioB gene encoding biotin synthase BioB, producing the protein MTDIRNNWTHEEVKEIYNLPLLDLVNRASNIHRKYHDSSKMNMNTLISVRTGACSQDCKYCAQSARYNTHVKPEKLSLEQVIADAKVAKANGVKRVCLSSAGRDGNRDDRFNEMAEMITEVKKLGLEVCCTMGMINKEKAKKLADLGITAVNHNLDTSERHYPSITTTRTYAERLETLANLQEAGISYCSGGILGMGEDDEDRIEMLRTLANQDQHPYNVPLNSLVPVEGTPFYGKEVIDIFEMVRAVATARILMPKTVVAFAAGRTHYSREGQALCFLAGANSIFFGDKLLTVGNVKVNKDQALLESLGMQSTKYHELTTLEN; encoded by the coding sequence ATGACTGATATTAGAAATAATTGGACCCACGAAGAGGTCAAAGAAATTTACAACCTTCCTTTGTTAGATTTGGTCAACCGTGCCTCTAACATTCACCGCAAATACCACGATTCATCAAAGATGAATATGAATACCCTGATATCGGTTCGCACCGGAGCCTGTTCTCAGGATTGTAAGTATTGTGCACAATCAGCTCGATATAATACCCATGTTAAGCCAGAGAAACTGAGCTTGGAACAAGTGATAGCAGATGCAAAAGTGGCTAAGGCTAATGGTGTAAAACGCGTGTGTCTAAGTTCAGCAGGCCGTGATGGAAATCGCGATGATCGATTTAATGAAATGGCTGAAATGATTACTGAGGTAAAAAAACTAGGCTTGGAAGTGTGTTGTACCATGGGGATGATCAATAAGGAAAAGGCCAAGAAATTAGCTGATTTGGGTATCACTGCCGTGAATCACAATTTAGATACTTCGGAGCGCCATTACCCAAGCATTACGACGACCCGAACTTATGCTGAGCGGTTGGAAACACTTGCCAACTTGCAAGAAGCCGGCATTTCGTATTGTTCAGGTGGAATTCTTGGAATGGGAGAGGATGATGAGGATCGAATTGAGATGCTTAGAACACTTGCTAATCAGGATCAACATCCTTATAATGTCCCTCTAAACTCACTAGTACCTGTTGAAGGAACCCCATTCTATGGCAAAGAGGTGATCGATATTTTCGAAATGGTGCGTGCTGTTGCGACAGCGCGTATTTTAATGCCTAAAACAGTAGTTGCCTTTGCTGCCGGTCGTACCCATTATAGTAGAGAAGGACAAGCGCTTTGTTTTTTGGCAGGAGCGAATTCAATCTTTTTTGGAGACAAACTTCTAACTGTGGGAAATGTTAAGGTAAACAAAGATCAGGCATTACTTGAAAGCTTGGGAATGCAATCGACCAAATATCACGAGCTCACGACTTTAGAAAATTAG
- a CDS encoding tRNA-dihydrouridine synthase family protein: MKIALAPLQGFTDLVFRRAFAKYIGGIDQFYTPFLVLQSGDELRTSHRREVEPNVEENLVPQFIGNSLKEFIFFRDYLIDLGYKKMNWNLGCPFPMLVKKKKGSGLLPYPDLIEEVLAEGLDDRIELSVKMRVGYDSSDELGAVLSVLNKFKIAEIIVHPRLGKQLYKGEVDLKAFQQAMTLSKHPITYNGDINSLEDFQRCLEQFPDLESIMIGRGLLRDVFLAKKIKGEDIPSSQERQDLLEKIHGEIYDSYDSYLSGDTQILSKLKPIWEYFASNFNNERKVYKAIKKAGSIKKYNAAVAFAFQQGAKD; the protein is encoded by the coding sequence ATGAAAATAGCATTAGCACCTCTACAGGGCTTTACCGATCTGGTATTTCGTAGAGCATTTGCAAAATATATAGGGGGAATAGATCAGTTCTATACCCCTTTTCTCGTTTTACAAAGTGGAGACGAATTAAGAACGTCGCATCGTAGAGAAGTTGAGCCCAATGTTGAAGAGAATCTTGTTCCCCAATTTATTGGGAATAGCCTTAAGGAGTTTATTTTCTTTCGAGATTATTTGATTGATTTGGGTTATAAAAAGATGAATTGGAATTTGGGCTGTCCTTTTCCAATGCTTGTGAAAAAGAAGAAAGGTTCGGGATTATTACCTTACCCCGATTTGATTGAAGAGGTGCTTGCAGAAGGTTTGGATGATCGTATCGAATTATCCGTAAAGATGCGTGTTGGATACGACTCAAGCGACGAATTGGGCGCAGTTTTGTCGGTTTTGAATAAGTTTAAAATTGCTGAAATTATCGTTCATCCCCGATTGGGAAAACAGTTGTATAAGGGAGAAGTTGATTTGAAAGCTTTTCAGCAGGCTATGACTTTGTCTAAACACCCAATAACTTATAATGGCGATATAAACAGTTTAGAAGATTTTCAGAGATGTTTGGAACAATTCCCAGATCTAGAGTCAATCATGATTGGAAGAGGGCTTCTGAGAGATGTTTTTTTAGCTAAAAAAATAAAGGGGGAGGATATCCCCTCCAGCCAGGAACGCCAAGATTTGTTAGAGAAAATTCATGGGGAAATTTATGATTCTTATGATTCGTATTTAAGTGGAGATACACAAATATTATCGAAACTGAAACCGATTTGGGAATATTTTGCTTCTAATTTTAATAATGAAAGAAAGGTTTATAAGGCCATAAAGAAAGCAGGAAGCATTAAGAAGTATAACGCAGCCGTGGCTTTTGCTTTTCAGCAGGGTGCAAAGGATTAA
- a CDS encoding AAA family ATPase has protein sequence MLNHSHRYIITGGPGSGKSSLLAALINKSYQGFEEISRIIIREQHEAGGDKVPWKNLAAFAELCYERMSAQLNECQSNCTCFYDRGLPDIIAYVRRGGLNVPDKYFEKAKSYNRIVFLAPPWQEIFVNDNERPESFEDSVEIYKFLKSTYEELGFSIVELPKVSIEERVCFIENILKA, from the coding sequence ATGCTTAATCATTCACACCGCTACATCATTACAGGCGGACCCGGTTCCGGCAAATCAAGTCTTCTGGCTGCTCTTATTAATAAATCCTATCAAGGGTTTGAAGAGATTTCAAGAATCATTATTCGCGAACAACATGAAGCTGGTGGTGATAAGGTGCCCTGGAAAAACTTAGCTGCTTTCGCCGAATTGTGTTATGAACGTATGAGTGCTCAACTGAATGAATGCCAATCTAATTGCACATGCTTTTATGATCGTGGACTACCCGATATCATCGCCTATGTGAGACGAGGAGGACTGAATGTACCTGATAAATACTTCGAAAAAGCCAAATCGTACAACAGAATCGTGTTTCTGGCTCCACCCTGGCAGGAAATTTTCGTTAATGACAACGAACGCCCGGAATCTTTCGAAGATTCAGTCGAAATTTACAAATTCTTAAAGTCGACCTACGAAGAATTAGGTTTTTCCATTGTTGAACTTCCAAAAGTTTCGATTGAAGAAAGAGTTTGTTTTATTGAAAATATCCTGAAAGCATAA
- a CDS encoding TlpA family protein disulfide reductase: MRKLVLAIILLMGIVISGMAQEPEDRGYIVNVGDMAPAFEMTLMDGTKVKLSDLKGKVVMLQFTASWCGVCRKEMPFIEKEIWQLNKNKDFALYGLDRDEPIEKAQKLIDATGITYPIALDEGGRIFEQYAMKNSGITRNVILNREGKIIYLTRLFNPEEFSAMKKVIEAELKK; the protein is encoded by the coding sequence ATGCGAAAATTAGTATTAGCAATTATCTTACTTATGGGAATTGTAATTAGCGGAATGGCCCAAGAGCCAGAGGATAGAGGTTATATTGTAAATGTGGGGGATATGGCACCAGCTTTCGAAATGACCCTAATGGATGGAACCAAGGTTAAATTATCTGATTTAAAAGGGAAAGTTGTGATGCTTCAGTTTACGGCTAGCTGGTGTGGTGTTTGTCGTAAGGAAATGCCTTTTATTGAGAAGGAAATATGGCAGTTAAATAAAAATAAGGATTTTGCTCTTTATGGCTTAGATCGTGATGAACCCATTGAAAAGGCTCAGAAGTTGATTGACGCAACAGGTATTACTTATCCAATTGCTTTGGATGAAGGGGGTAGAATTTTTGAGCAATATGCTATGAAAAATAGTGGGATTACACGAAATGTGATTCTCAACCGCGAAGGGAAAATTATTTACTTGACTCGCCTATTTAATCCGGAGGAATTTTCAGCTATGAAAAAAGTAATAGAGGCGGAATTGAAGAAATAA
- a CDS encoding DUF1289 domain-containing protein translates to MEDVKSPCIQICRADSNGVCFGCRRTNEEVGDWSLYTNEQKKEVLEKASKRRNAPDTQSGGFFR, encoded by the coding sequence ATGGAAGACGTGAAATCACCTTGTATACAAATATGTCGTGCCGACTCGAATGGCGTTTGTTTTGGTTGCAGAAGAACCAATGAAGAAGTTGGCGATTGGTCCCTATATACCAATGAGCAAAAAAAAGAAGTTTTAGAAAAAGCAAGCAAACGAAGAAATGCGCCTGACACGCAATCAGGCGGGTTTTTCAGATAA
- a CDS encoding adenosylcobinamide amidohydrolase: protein MNYTFDINNQFFHLEFTEPVNMLSSAVLNGGFCRADHFFNSKVDANFLGEKTEFEKPNVTLLKITQNNDWQGVTVGMMTAALMTSFRRVKLEEQGIWIEVLLTSGVSNARRAGDKADYQFMNEACEKVGTINMILLTNASLSENSMVECIMMATEAKSACLQDLGIKSPVSGEIATGTGTDSCAIACGTGPKVEYCGKHVLFGELLAKAVYKALKESLEA from the coding sequence ATGAATTACACGTTTGATATAAACAATCAATTTTTTCATTTAGAATTTACTGAGCCGGTAAACATGCTGAGTTCAGCTGTTTTAAATGGTGGATTTTGCAGGGCTGATCATTTTTTCAATTCAAAGGTTGATGCTAATTTTCTGGGTGAAAAAACGGAGTTTGAAAAACCCAATGTAACACTTTTGAAAATCACTCAGAATAATGATTGGCAAGGTGTCACAGTTGGTATGATGACAGCTGCTTTAATGACCTCGTTTAGAAGAGTTAAATTGGAGGAGCAGGGGATTTGGATTGAGGTTTTGTTGACTTCAGGTGTCTCAAATGCCCGACGTGCAGGCGACAAAGCAGATTACCAATTTATGAATGAAGCTTGTGAAAAAGTCGGGACGATCAATATGATTCTTCTGACCAATGCGAGTCTTTCAGAGAATAGTATGGTTGAATGTATTATGATGGCTACAGAAGCGAAGTCAGCTTGCTTGCAGGATTTGGGTATTAAAAGTCCGGTCAGTGGTGAAATCGCCACAGGCACAGGAACTGATTCTTGTGCGATTGCTTGTGGAACAGGTCCTAAAGTTGAATATTGTGGCAAGCATGTCCTTTTTGGAGAATTATTAGCTAAAGCTGTTTATAAAGCCCTGAAAGAATCGCTGGAAGCATAA
- a CDS encoding cobyric acid synthase: MKKLKSIMFVGTGSDVGKSIVNTGFCRIFKQDGYTPAPFKAQNMSLNSFATPEGFEIGRAQAVQAEACQLACHTDMNPILLKPTNDKSSQVVLNGKPVGTQTATEYFMGNNKAALFNEAISAFRRLEQKYNPIVLEGAGSISELNLKSRDITNMRMAVETDAVTYLVSDIDRGGVFASVFGSIHLLDEVERKQIKGVLINKFRGDIKLFEEGRTILEELTGVPVIGVLPYFRDIHIEEEDSVSLEDKFKESHSSLINIAVIRLPRMANFTDFSVLEHDPRVHLYYTDRPGEIEKADIVIIPGSKNTISDLAHIRKIGIASSIVKAQKDGKKVIGICGGYQMMGETISDPQGIEGDIPLISGLGLLPINTIIEDDKVTEQCQFKFKDYAEICTGYEIHMGQTTLKHPENHLNKLSNDKEDGYFLSNNCWGSYIHGILDNTIVIQDLLKDFEIEDINFDYNQFKEEQYDKLADAIRENVNMDLVYQHLSE, encoded by the coding sequence ATGAAAAAGTTAAAGTCGATCATGTTTGTAGGTACCGGTTCCGATGTGGGTAAAAGCATCGTCAACACTGGTTTTTGTCGAATTTTCAAACAAGATGGTTACACGCCAGCTCCTTTTAAGGCTCAAAATATGTCTTTAAATAGCTTTGCTACACCTGAAGGTTTCGAAATAGGACGAGCACAAGCTGTACAAGCCGAGGCATGCCAACTGGCTTGTCACACCGACATGAATCCGATTTTACTAAAGCCTACAAATGACAAAAGCTCTCAGGTCGTTTTAAACGGAAAACCTGTCGGCACACAAACGGCTACAGAATATTTCATGGGCAATAACAAAGCCGCTTTATTTAACGAAGCCATTAGTGCATTCCGTCGCCTTGAACAGAAATATAACCCTATAGTCTTAGAAGGTGCGGGGAGTATTTCCGAATTGAATTTGAAATCGAGAGATATCACTAACATGCGCATGGCTGTTGAAACGGATGCGGTAACCTATCTGGTTTCTGATATCGATAGAGGTGGCGTCTTTGCAAGTGTATTTGGAAGCATTCACCTTTTGGATGAAGTCGAAAGAAAACAAATCAAAGGCGTTCTCATCAATAAGTTCAGAGGCGATATCAAACTTTTTGAAGAAGGACGTACTATTCTGGAGGAGCTAACCGGTGTTCCTGTAATTGGCGTTTTGCCTTACTTTAGAGATATTCATATCGAAGAAGAAGATTCTGTTAGTTTGGAAGATAAATTTAAAGAATCACATTCAAGCTTAATTAATATAGCTGTCATTCGTCTGCCACGCATGGCAAACTTTACCGATTTTAGCGTATTAGAACACGATCCTCGTGTGCATTTGTATTATACAGACAGACCTGGAGAGATTGAAAAGGCTGATATAGTTATCATCCCTGGCAGTAAAAATACCATTTCCGATTTAGCTCATATTAGAAAAATTGGCATTGCCAGCTCAATTGTAAAAGCTCAAAAGGATGGCAAAAAAGTCATTGGTATTTGCGGCGGCTACCAAATGATGGGCGAAACAATTAGCGATCCTCAGGGAATTGAAGGCGATATCCCACTTATTTCAGGTTTAGGTCTATTACCTATAAACACCATTATTGAAGATGACAAGGTAACTGAACAATGTCAGTTTAAATTTAAAGACTACGCTGAAATTTGTACCGGGTATGAAATTCACATGGGGCAAACAACATTAAAACATCCTGAGAATCATCTCAACAAACTAAGCAATGACAAAGAAGATGGTTATTTCTTAAGCAATAATTGTTGGGGTTCATACATTCATGGTATTCTTGATAATACAATTGTAATTCAAGATTTGCTCAAAGACTTTGAAATCGAAGACATTAATTTTGACTATAATCAATTCAAAGAAGAACAGTACGATAAACTAGCTGATGCCATTCGTGAGAATGTCAATATGGATTTGGTTTATCAACATCTTAGCGAATAA
- a CDS encoding Na+/H+ antiporter NhaC family protein, with protein sequence MIQFLRKIVLPLLLLISFNSFANQTNPFSVEYPSIIISKVKQTITIKTQGDLIEQIKSDSIQVLINGKQTAYTIEGSDLKLQHKFTHKEIVQVQIREFNDTKEITPIPLWLSILPPLIAILMALFFKEVLSALFIGLFSGTLIIYSYKGTSIFIAFFKAIFAISDTYIINSLHDSGHISIIVFSMLIGSMVTLISKNGGMQGIVNILSRFANNARSGQLVTWLLGVLIFFDDYANTLVVGNTMRPVTDRLKVSREKLAYIVDSTAAPVASVAMITTWIGIELSYIQSATVQIGVSESPYSIFLNSLPSRFYPFFTLAFMLFLIFKGKDFGPMYKAEKLARQNHISSQDPNIQSSNGDNDLEMAAHITPKWYNAGIPILIVIFGTLAGLLYTGWDASVWADTSLSFSKKLSHVIGASDSYSALLWSSLSAVLASVALTVGQKILSLHETSDSLLKGFKTMLTAILILVLAWALADITKDLHTADFISNALISINVAPQILPALTFILSALIAFSTGSSWGTMAILYPLILPASWYLSHSAGMNDGASMNLFYITVSAILAGSVLGDHCSPISDTTILSSLASSCNHIEHVRTQLPYALTVGSISIFIGLIPAAYGVPYWIIFPAGILSLYLIVHFFGKKVE encoded by the coding sequence ATGATTCAATTTTTAAGAAAGATAGTTCTTCCCTTACTTCTTCTGATATCATTTAACAGTTTTGCTAATCAAACAAATCCCTTTTCAGTTGAATATCCTTCGATTATAATCTCAAAGGTTAAGCAAACCATTACGATTAAAACTCAAGGCGATTTAATTGAGCAAATAAAATCCGATTCAATTCAAGTTCTCATCAATGGGAAACAAACAGCATATACGATTGAAGGCTCAGATCTCAAACTTCAACATAAATTCACTCATAAAGAGATCGTTCAGGTTCAAATTCGAGAATTTAATGACACAAAAGAGATAACTCCAATTCCTCTTTGGCTCTCAATCCTCCCTCCTCTTATCGCCATTTTAATGGCCTTATTTTTTAAGGAAGTTTTATCAGCCCTGTTCATTGGCCTCTTTTCAGGAACTCTTATCATCTATTCGTATAAGGGAACCTCCATCTTCATCGCATTTTTCAAAGCCATATTTGCTATATCAGACACCTATATCATCAACTCGTTGCATGATTCCGGGCACATCTCAATTATTGTATTTTCCATGCTAATTGGCTCTATGGTCACTCTCATTTCGAAAAATGGTGGCATGCAGGGGATCGTCAATATTTTATCTCGTTTTGCAAACAATGCAAGGTCGGGACAGCTGGTCACCTGGCTGCTGGGCGTTCTAATATTTTTCGATGATTATGCCAATACTCTTGTTGTTGGAAATACCATGCGCCCTGTGACTGATAGGTTAAAAGTCTCCAGAGAGAAGCTTGCATATATTGTAGACTCAACGGCTGCTCCTGTGGCTTCTGTAGCTATGATAACAACCTGGATCGGGATCGAATTGAGTTATATTCAGTCAGCAACCGTACAGATTGGCGTAAGCGAAAGTCCTTACAGTATTTTCTTAAATTCGTTACCTAGTCGATTTTATCCTTTTTTCACCTTGGCATTTATGCTCTTTCTTATATTTAAAGGTAAAGACTTTGGCCCGATGTATAAAGCTGAGAAATTAGCCAGACAAAATCATATCAGCAGTCAGGACCCCAATATTCAAAGCTCTAATGGTGATAATGATTTAGAAATGGCAGCTCATATCACCCCCAAATGGTACAATGCTGGAATTCCGATTTTGATTGTCATATTCGGAACACTGGCTGGCTTATTATACACAGGCTGGGATGCCAGTGTATGGGCAGATACCAGTTTAAGTTTTAGTAAGAAACTTTCACACGTGATCGGTGCATCTGACTCCTACTCTGCTCTGCTTTGGTCGTCTTTATCAGCTGTACTGGCTTCAGTTGCCTTAACCGTTGGTCAGAAAATATTAAGTTTGCACGAAACCAGTGATAGCTTGCTTAAAGGGTTTAAAACCATGCTCACCGCTATTCTTATCTTGGTTCTAGCCTGGGCTTTAGCCGATATTACCAAAGACTTGCACACAGCCGATTTTATATCGAATGCCCTTATCTCTATTAATGTGGCTCCCCAGATTCTACCAGCATTAACCTTTATTCTTTCAGCATTAATCGCCTTTTCAACAGGCTCATCATGGGGAACGATGGCTATTCTCTATCCACTTATTTTACCTGCTTCCTGGTATTTAAGTCATAGTGCCGGAATGAATGATGGTGCATCGATGAATCTCTTTTATATTACAGTTTCCGCCATTCTTGCAGGTTCGGTTCTTGGTGATCATTGCTCCCCGATATCCGATACAACTATTCTCAGTTCTTTAGCCAGTTCCTGTAACCATATCGAGCACGTCAGAACTCAGTTACCCTATGCCTTAACCGTTGGTAGCATTTCCATATTTATTGGGCTAATTCCTGCGGCTTATGGTGTCCCCTATTGGATTATTTTCCCTGCTGGAATTCTAAGCCTCTATCTTATTGTCCATTTCTTTGGTAAAAAGGTTGAATGA
- a CDS encoding phosphatidylserine decarboxylase — MMTNRFEFMEPIFFKNRRNNEIEEEYVPSGKILSWFYNKPLGKVSLHLLMKRKLVSSLGGWYMNSRLSKGLISKFIERNKIDLSIYQIKDSSAYKNFNDFFYRKIEISKRPVGDAFVSPADGKILAFQSMSDVASFFIKGSQFTISSFLKNDQLAKRYADGAMMIVRLAPADYHRFHFPADGVISASKLIKGKYFSVSPLALRKSLQIFCQNTRVYSTLQTEDYGDVIISEVGASMVGSIFQTYQPNTNIKKGSEKGYFAFGGSTIVLFFEKDKIKIDQDLLDNTRSGLETTVHMGENIAG, encoded by the coding sequence ATGATGACAAATAGATTCGAATTTATGGAACCAATCTTTTTTAAAAATAGAAGAAATAACGAAATAGAGGAAGAGTATGTGCCTAGTGGTAAAATACTGAGTTGGTTCTACAATAAGCCGCTTGGTAAAGTATCTCTTCACCTATTGATGAAAAGAAAACTTGTTTCTTCTCTGGGTGGCTGGTACATGAACAGTCGCTTATCTAAAGGGCTAATCTCAAAATTCATTGAACGAAATAAAATCGATCTATCCATCTATCAAATAAAAGATAGCAGTGCATATAAAAACTTCAATGATTTCTTCTACAGAAAAATTGAAATATCAAAAAGACCTGTGGGAGATGCTTTCGTTTCCCCTGCCGATGGTAAGATTTTAGCATTTCAATCGATGAGCGATGTCGCTTCATTTTTTATAAAAGGCTCGCAATTTACGATCTCCAGCTTCTTAAAAAACGATCAATTGGCAAAAAGATATGCCGATGGTGCAATGATGATTGTCCGTTTGGCACCTGCCGATTATCACCGATTCCATTTTCCTGCTGATGGTGTCATCTCTGCATCTAAGCTGATTAAAGGCAAATACTTCTCTGTTTCACCACTGGCTTTAAGAAAGAGTTTACAGATTTTTTGTCAGAATACAAGGGTTTACAGCACATTACAAACGGAAGATTATGGCGATGTCATTATCTCTGAGGTTGGAGCGAGTATGGTTGGAAGTATCTTTCAAACCTATCAGCCCAACACGAATATTAAAAAAGGAAGTGAGAAAGGTTATTTTGCTTTTGGAGGCTCAACCATTGTTTTATTTTTCGAGAAAGACAAAATTAAAATCGATCAGGATTTACTGGATAATACCCGAAGTGGCTTAGAAACAACAGTTCATATGGGAGAAAATATTGCCGGTTAA
- the pruA gene encoding L-glutamate gamma-semialdehyde dehydrogenase: MPKGIYNVPTAVNEPILSYAPGSPERAELQATIKEMRSKQIDVPMYIGGEEVRTGNLFAMTPPHDHQHVLGHYHQGSKEHIQMAIDAALAAKPAWEAMAWEHRASIFLKAAELISGPYRQKLNAATMLGQSKNAFQAEIDSACEIADFLRFNVQYMTEIYKQQPVSSKGIWNRVEQRPLEGFVFALTPFNFTAIAGNLPTAPAMMGNCIVWKPSKTAVYSAQVLMEVFQKAGVPAGVINLVYVSGPAASEVLFSSPDFAGIHFTGSTGVFQDIWKNIGENIHKFKSYPRIVGETGGKDYIFMHPTASTKEVATAITRGAFEYQGQKCSAASRAFIPASKYDEVMAYVHEDLKKIKMGGTEDFTNFVNAVIDETSFDKLALAIEAAKVSPDAEIVAGGTYDKSVGYFIAPTIIRALKPDYITMEEELFGPVLTIYVYEDDKVDETLDILDKGSMYALTGAIFADCRYAIEKLVKRLTHTAGNFYINDKPTGAVVGQQPFGGGRGSGTNDKAGSMINLLRWVSPRTIKETFVPATDYMYPNFQKD; the protein is encoded by the coding sequence ATGCCAAAAGGTATATACAACGTTCCAACCGCAGTAAACGAACCCATTTTATCATATGCTCCAGGTTCTCCAGAAAGAGCGGAATTGCAAGCAACCATCAAAGAGATGCGTTCGAAGCAAATTGATGTGCCTATGTACATCGGTGGCGAAGAGGTTCGCACAGGAAACTTATTTGCGATGACGCCTCCACACGATCATCAGCATGTATTAGGTCACTATCACCAAGGTAGTAAAGAGCATATCCAAATGGCTATAGATGCTGCTTTGGCTGCAAAACCAGCTTGGGAAGCTATGGCTTGGGAGCATCGTGCTTCTATTTTCTTGAAAGCTGCTGAATTGATTTCAGGTCCTTACCGTCAGAAATTGAATGCGGCTACTATGTTGGGCCAATCGAAGAATGCCTTCCAGGCTGAGATTGATTCGGCTTGTGAAATTGCTGACTTCTTGCGTTTCAACGTACAATATATGACTGAGATTTACAAGCAACAGCCTGTATCTTCAAAAGGAATTTGGAATCGTGTAGAGCAACGTCCACTAGAAGGATTTGTATTCGCATTGACGCCATTCAACTTTACTGCAATTGCTGGTAACTTACCAACAGCTCCTGCTATGATGGGTAACTGTATCGTTTGGAAGCCATCTAAAACGGCTGTTTATTCAGCTCAGGTTCTTATGGAAGTTTTCCAGAAAGCGGGTGTTCCTGCTGGTGTTATCAACTTGGTATATGTATCAGGTCCTGCAGCTTCTGAAGTATTATTCTCTTCTCCTGATTTCGCAGGTATCCACTTTACAGGATCAACAGGCGTATTCCAGGATATCTGGAAGAACATTGGTGAGAATATTCATAAATTCAAGTCGTACCCACGTATCGTAGGTGAAACAGGTGGTAAGGACTATATCTTTATGCATCCAACAGCATCAACAAAAGAAGTAGCAACTGCTATTACTCGTGGTGCTTTCGAATATCAGGGACAGAAATGTTCTGCTGCTTCACGTGCTTTTATTCCAGCAAGCAAATATGATGAGGTGATGGCTTATGTACACGAAGATCTTAAGAAAATTAAGATGGGTGGAACTGAAGATTTCACAAACTTCGTAAATGCTGTAATCGACGAAACATCATTCGACAAGTTGGCTTTAGCAATTGAGGCTGCCAAGGTTTCTCCTGATGCTGAAATTGTAGCTGGTGGAACTTATGACAAATCTGTTGGATACTTTATTGCACCGACTATTATTCGTGCATTGAAACCAGATTACATTACCATGGAAGAAGAGCTATTCGGTCCTGTTTTGACTATCTATGTTTACGAAGATGATAAGGTAGACGAAACACTTGATATCCTTGATAAAGGATCAATGTACGCGCTTACAGGTGCTATCTTTGCTGACTGTCGTTATGCTATTGAGAAGTTAGTGAAGCGTTTAACTCACACTGCAGGTAACTTCTATATCAACGACAAACCAACTGGTGCTGTTGTTGGTCAGCAGCCATTCGGTGGTGGTAGAGGTTCAGGAACCAATGATAAAGCGGGTTCTATGATCAACCTATTGCGTTGGGTTTCTCCACGTACAATTAAGGAAACTTTTGTACCGGCTACAGATTATATGTATCCAAATTTCCAGAAAGACTAA